In the Primulina tabacum isolate GXHZ01 chromosome 15, ASM2559414v2, whole genome shotgun sequence genome, AAAACTTCGGGACAAGAGAAATTAGAGACCAGGTGTACGATGAGAAAGCGAACACGGTCACCATTACAGTGGTGTGCTGCGACCCCGAGAAAATTCGGGACAAACTATGCTGCAAGGGTGCCAAGGTTATTAAAAGCATCGCAATCAAGGAGCCTCCCAAGCCCACGGAACCTGAAAAGCCGAAGGTTTCTGTGCCAGAGAAGCCGAAAGAGCCCGTAAAGCCCAAAGAACTCGAAAAGCCAATCGTTGTAGTTGAGAAGCCCAAAGAGCCTGAGAAGCCCAAAGTAATCGTGGTTGAGAAGCCCAAGGAGCCCGAAAAGCCCAAGGAGCCAGAGAAACCGAAGGTGGCGGTTCCGGTTGAGAAGCCGATACCAAGTGTGCCGCCTCCAGTGGACAAGCCCAAGGAAGCTCCCAAGCCCGATCCACCAAAAATCCCTCAACCAGTACCAAACCCGCCTATGGATCCCGAACCGGTTATGTTCCATGGACTGCCACCACTTTATCCGGTTCCGACTTGCTGTGGCCAATGCTACGGCGGTCATGATGGGGGGCCATGTCGCCTCGGGTACGGAGTTCCGCCGCCGCCGCTACCACGTTTTGAAGGTTATTATGGGTACGGGTGTGGACACGGGTGCGGATACGGGTATGGCAGAGGTTGCCACCATTTCAGCAGATGTGACCACTACCTGAATGAAGAGAACCCGTCATCTTGCTCCATCATGTGACGCCATGAATCTTGATCGGTGAGGTGTGCTGCAATCAGGTTTGGGTATAGTTGCTATTTGTCTAATTTCAGGTAAATAACGCACATAAAAAGTGAATGAATACAAcatgaatgtaaaaatcgagatgttgatatttgtattgaTAAAAAACTTGTCGCCGATTTATTGTTGGCATTTGTTTTCTCTTAGGATTGTTTCTTTGCGTACTTTATTGCTTGCTTGGAAACTATGTATCTCGCTATTATGTAATACATGAGCAACCTTTCCTGTTCAACAGATAGGTTGGAGTACTGCAAATGTTTCAAGCAGTAGAAAACTATATCTATGGCATAGCGGGACCAAATTTAATTCTCGAACGGGAAACTGAAAAATATGTTTAAAATGTTGTTTGCAGTTGTCTTTCATGGTTTCAGAAGACGTGACTTTTAATTCATAACCATGTTGGTATTCCATGTACACGTAATGGGAGTTCACTACTCATTCCATGTTTCACTAATCTTGCAAAGTTTATCAATGTTATACCACTCTGCACTCAACAAAATCTTGGCAGCAAGCATTCGTCATGTGCTAATGCTCTTCGGGATGCAGATTGATAAGTTTCTTTTGACAACTGGTATAGCAGGAATTTCTGTTGGGATGAAACCTGGAGATTGTCACATAAAAAATCCAATATACTCGTTTGAATCTTAAACTTAACTCAAAAGATTTTGAACCATGTATGCATGTTAAGATCCCTAACAAGTGATCCAATGTATTCACACCAAAGTTTATGTTTTATACATAATTTCATGGTTTTTTTCAAATATGTTCCATGTTGCAGCTTCCCAAGTTTGTTTTTCAGTTATTTTCATACTTCTCTTGAATCATGACACGTTTTGCTATTTACCACATACACAACACATTGTTTATTGAGTAATTCTCTCAGAAGACTTATAGATACATCACTTGAACAACAGTCAAGGCAAATCAAAATAAATCTGAACAAATATCACTTCCTATAACTCATGACATTGACTTGTTACAAATACTCTGCAGATACATGGTGTAAATTATCAAAATGTGCATTCCACTGctgatttaattatattttcatcTTCTTCGGAATGTATCTTCAAGAGGCATTCGTGGACCTAATCAAATGGAACTATCAGAGCGAGACATAATCAGATGTACTTGAACTCTCCAACACACGCTGCTTCAACTAGTGAAAGGAGTTTGAAAAGGAAACACGGTATGGGAAATGGAGAATATTACTAACCTTTTGGATAGGTTTGGATTTCTTAGCTTATCATCCACCTTTGTTGGTGTAGAATCTTTTTCTCTTATTGCTGCTTCTCTCTTGATTTTCCTTGACTCCAGTTCCATTGCTTTGGCTAGTGTTTCAGTTTTTTCATAAGCATCTGGAAAGAAcccttgaaaaaaaattaagaccATGAACAATCACTACACCAAGATATGAATTAAGGGTCTGAGTTACTGTTTTACTGCcttgatttcttcttctttagcGTTCAAAGTGTGGTCTTTCAATTCGCAGGACTTCCTCAAATTTAGGACTTCTTTCTGAAGTCTATCATATAAAAATCCTGATACCATGTCTTCACCATCAGTATTATCAACCTCCACGTCTTTAATCTTTTTGTAGCGGTCATTCATGCATTTGCTGTTCCTCATTTCTCCAATTCCTCCACAGTTACCCGTTATTCGATCAAATGTTACGTTACTGTTTGCCTCCGTATTTTCCTTTTCACTGTTATCGTCAATGACCTTATTCCTGGAAGCCCATAAACCTTTTCTCAACAAACTTTCTCCAGAAGGATATTTATTTCTCAAACCATTAACTGGATTAATTTCTGCTGTAACAATTGAAGCTTGTTCTTGATCCCTCGTCTGCACTGAGTTTTTAGCAATGACAGAAACCTTGGTAGTGATGTTGATCTCTTTTTCTTTCTATTGTTGCTTGATAAGATCCCAAATAAGTTACCAGGTTTCACATTTTTAGGGGATCCAGTAGTCTTGTTCGAAACACCAGGGACATGCTTTAAACCTTCTTCAAGAGTCTTTAGCCTCACCTTCAACTTATCCTTGGCCAAAAAAAGGAGCATGTTTATTTTACCATGTATAGATATGTTCACCAAAATTAGGCTTGAAGTGTCACCTTGACTTGTGATTCTGCATTGGCAGTTCTCTCCGAGATGGTTAGTTTGTCTTTTAACTTCTGTATCTCTGCCTACAATCCCACCGAGGTCTCACAGTTAAACAAAGGAGCTGTAAAAgttcaatattttcatttttaacatattatattctGTTTCACAGATCCTGAGAGAAACCTCGACTTTATTTCCTTTATACCTTATAAGATTCATAATCAGCATACCTGTTAATATGGTTAGTTGTTAAGCATACCTGCGGTATCCTTCTCTCTTCTAGCCATTGCTTGACAGGCATTACTTTGTCCTTCTCATCTTTCCACTCATTGGCTACAACACTTGCTACTCGGTTAGCTGAAACCTTGGCCCTTGCTAGTTCCCTTCCCAGCATCCTCTTCTCCTCCTACAAAATcggagcaaaaaaaaaaaattggtcatTTCACGGAAATTTGTTTTGTCGTTATTTTTGATAAAGCTTGCACAGATGGCTGAAGGCTGAAGCACAAGATTTTACATTCAATTCAGATATCTGTCGTCTGTAGTCACGAATAGTGTTGGCTGTTGCTCCACCGGCAAGTATGGCCCCCTCCAGCTCCGTAATGGTTTCACTAAGCTTTTCAATATCCAAAACCTTATGCCTATTCGTCTTCTCGAGTACTTAGTTCTCCTCCTGCGTTATATCAGCATTTTTGTTGATGTTCTGAAAATAACCCAGGTTAACCCATATTTGATTCAAATATACCAGGCATATTTAGATTTGTCTCCTGAGCTCGAAGTTCTGATTCTGAACCTCCTCTACTATTAGCGTTCTTTCTAGAGcacttttcaatactttttctGCTTCAAGAAGTGCTGCTTCTTTTGATTTGATGAGACGTTCCATAGCCTTCTTATCCTCTTGCAGTGCAGCAACCTAATGATCAGACACCGAAGTTCAATGTACCTTTGAGCTCTAGTTATAAAACATTCTGATGAATAGAGAACATGTTTTTCCTCATCTGAATACCTCATTTGTTCGCATATTAAGTTCTGCTTCTAACGGAGCAATAACCAACTCAATGGGAATAGAATCATCATCCTTTTGATTGGCATAAACCCTCCGCAGAGTCGCTTCAACTGCATATTGAGCAGCAAGAGCTTCACGCTTCTCACCTGTGAGTTTCTTGATGTCCAGATTCTGCATCAATCATATCCAAAATACTTGAATCATCTTACTTCATATCTTTCTACGCAAGCACCGTAAAAATGTAACCAAAAATGAATACCCACCTTTTGTTGAATAAGGCTTTCATTGATTCCCAACTTTTCTTCCAATCTTTCTACTTCACTTCCAAGCTGTCAGATTTATTGTTCGGTCAAAATGATATAAATGCCAGATATTGATAATGTATGCATATATTTCATCTCCACATGTTAACAGTTTCAAtctttgttttctttttatgtATTTCAAAGCCAATGATATTTGGATTTGAAGTTCATTTTCACAGATGTTACCTCTTCCACAGCCTTAGCCTTGAGGATTTCTGTTGCTCTCAATGCTTTAATTTCACTTTGAGCCTTCCCCAATTCCCTCTCCTCCTCTGAAATTACAGTAAAATTCAGCATGCGATCAATATTAACCATTATAAGATATATGAAGGTCTGTTAAAGTAGAAAGACATTTGAAAACATGCGCTTTAAATGTTAAACTGATGTTTAAATTTCCATTTAGGGGAAGGTGGTCAAAAAACGATACATTTGACTTGaagtataatataaaatttttcataaaacaaaaacctatgattt is a window encoding:
- the LOC142526587 gene encoding uncharacterized protein LOC142526587; translation: MAEKVTIMVLKVVDLQCSCCYKKIKKILCKFPQIRDQVYDEKANTVTITVVCCDPEKIRDKLCCKGAKVIKSIAIKEPPKPTEPEKPKVSVPEKPKEPVKPKELEKPIVVVEKPKEPEKPKVIVVEKPKEPEKPKEPEKPKVAVPVEKPIPSVPPPVDKPKEAPKPDPPKIPQPVPNPPMDPEPVMFHGLPPLYPVPTCCGQCYGGHDGGPCRLGYGVPPPPLPRFEGYYGYGCGHGCGYGYGRGCHHFSRCDHYLNEENPSSCSIM